The following proteins are co-located in the Deinococcus metallilatus genome:
- a CDS encoding branched-chain amino acid ABC transporter permease — protein sequence MSEFLAQYGFLIVTMVQAGLLGLSLYFPLQAGQLSLASPGFYALGGYVAAIMLTSPAFSSLRDALGNGMFPLTWVAAALASGVLGVLVGVPALRLRGIYLALATIAFVEILRVVSLNLSITGGAIGIFGIPQAFGFQDRWQYLWLFGPLLILTLLFARQVERSRVGRAFRAIREDELAADAMGVPPTRYKVLAFVIGAVLAGIVGAMSAPFLNTWNAKQGTFDASIAILAFVLIGGSRNIWGPVVGGALLTAVPELLRFLADWRLVINGLVLVVASLYLPQGIVGALEGVRRPPPPRRPPSVPVVVEAKGGTS from the coding sequence GTGAGCGAGTTTCTGGCACAGTACGGCTTCCTGATCGTCACGATGGTGCAGGCGGGGCTGCTGGGCCTCAGCCTCTATTTCCCGCTTCAGGCGGGGCAGCTCAGCCTGGCGAGTCCCGGTTTTTACGCGCTCGGCGGCTACGTCGCGGCGATCATGCTGACGAGTCCGGCCTTCAGCAGCTTGCGGGACGCGCTGGGCAACGGCATGTTCCCGCTGACGTGGGTGGCGGCGGCGCTGGCGTCCGGCGTGCTGGGCGTGCTCGTGGGCGTGCCCGCGCTGCGGCTGCGCGGCATCTACCTCGCGCTCGCCACGATTGCCTTCGTGGAGATTCTGCGGGTGGTCAGCCTGAACCTCTCGATCACCGGCGGGGCCATCGGCATTTTTGGGATTCCGCAGGCGTTCGGCTTTCAGGACCGCTGGCAGTACCTCTGGCTGTTCGGGCCGCTGCTGATCCTGACGCTGCTGTTCGCGCGGCAGGTGGAGCGCTCGCGGGTCGGGCGGGCCTTCCGCGCCATCCGCGAGGACGAACTGGCCGCCGACGCGATGGGCGTCCCGCCGACGCGCTACAAGGTGCTGGCCTTTGTGATCGGCGCAGTGCTGGCGGGCATCGTGGGGGCGATGAGCGCGCCCTTCCTGAACACCTGGAACGCCAAGCAGGGCACCTTCGATGCCTCGATTGCGATTCTGGCCTTCGTGCTGATCGGCGGCTCGCGCAACATCTGGGGGCCGGTGGTGGGCGGCGCGCTGCTGACCGCCGTGCCGGAGCTGCTGCGTTTCCTGGCCGACTGGCGGCTGGTCATCAACGGGCTGGTGCTGGTGGTGGCGAGCCTGTACCTGCCGCAGGGCATCGTGGGCGCGTTGGAAGGCGTGCGCCGTCCACCTCCGCCCCGCCGTCCGCCTTCCGTTCCCGTCGTGGTGGAGGCGAAGGGAGGTACCTCTTGA
- a CDS encoding branched-chain amino acid ABC transporter permease, with protein MELSQLLQNVLNGLAIGSVYAIFALGYTLVFSILGIINFAHGAVFTLGAYFTYTLVVGQFENNGILKGINLFPNGSPFSGNPWLFALATLIGAAVAGLVAVLIERLAFRPMRSRGADPLLALVSSLGVALVVVNLIQLLVGAEIYNFPSDAYGQVQPALSFHIGDRVVIVRTVQIIIFAVSLVMLAILGYVIGRTKIGKALRAVAENPGTASLLGISVDRFILITFFLSGFLGGLAGTLVGTAFGVAGPYFGVTYGLKGLAVIVLGGLGSIPGAVVGGLVIGLAEAFVPAQYSAYKDAVAFALLFVILLVRPQGLLGRAQIQKV; from the coding sequence ATGGAGCTGAGTCAACTGCTGCAAAACGTCCTGAACGGCCTCGCCATCGGGAGCGTCTATGCCATTTTCGCGCTGGGCTACACGCTGGTCTTTTCCATTCTGGGCATCATCAACTTCGCGCATGGGGCCGTGTTCACACTGGGGGCTTACTTCACGTACACCCTGGTCGTGGGGCAGTTCGAGAACAACGGCATTCTGAAGGGGATCAACCTGTTTCCGAACGGCTCGCCCTTCTCGGGGAATCCCTGGTTGTTCGCGCTGGCGACCCTGATCGGGGCGGCGGTCGCCGGGCTGGTGGCCGTGCTGATCGAGCGCCTCGCCTTCCGGCCCATGCGTTCAAGGGGAGCCGATCCCCTGCTGGCACTGGTGAGCAGTCTGGGTGTGGCACTGGTGGTCGTGAACCTGATCCAGCTCCTCGTCGGCGCCGAAATCTACAATTTCCCCTCGGACGCCTACGGGCAGGTGCAACCCGCGCTGAGTTTCCACATCGGGGACCGGGTGGTGATCGTGCGGACGGTGCAGATCATCATCTTCGCGGTCAGCCTGGTGATGCTGGCAATTCTGGGCTACGTGATCGGGCGGACCAAAATCGGCAAGGCGCTGCGAGCGGTCGCGGAGAATCCCGGCACGGCGAGTCTGCTGGGCATCAGCGTGGACCGCTTCATCCTGATCACCTTTTTCCTGTCGGGCTTTCTGGGCGGGCTGGCGGGCACGCTGGTGGGGACGGCCTTCGGCGTGGCGGGGCCTTACTTCGGCGTGACGTACGGGCTGAAGGGGCTGGCGGTGATCGTGCTGGGTGGCCTGGGCAGCATTCCGGGCGCCGTGGTGGGCGGCCTGGTGATCGGGCTGGCGGAAGCGTTTGTGCCCGCCCAGTACAGCGCGTACAAGGACGCGGTCGCCTTCGCGCTGCTGTTCGTGATTCTCCTCGTGCGCCCGCAGGGGCTGCTGGGCCGCGCACAGATTCAGAAGGTGTGA
- a CDS encoding ABC transporter substrate-binding protein → MKRVALTVMLGLLASAHAQKVQVPVPIGVALAQTSNTALLGQEQVIGAKLAEKHINAHGGINGTPIKLVFQDAAGDENSAINAFQNLITKANVVAIVGPTLSQQAFAADPIAERAKVPVVGPSNTAKGIPQIGDYIARVSAPVAVVAPNAIKQALKIDPKIKKVAVLYAQNDAFSTSETGTFQDAAKAQGLNVATVQKFQTTDTDFTTQVTAVLNSGADLVIISGLAADGGNLVKQLRQLGYKGLIVGGNGLNTSNIFPVCQQYCDGVIIAQAYSPAQPSAANQLFVKEYRAQYKKDPPQFAAQAYAGVQVVADALRALDHQKKLSQWNLDDLRTALNKQILAGKYNTPLGEVRFDKEGEVLQKDFYVAQIKMQDAKNGSFVYLK, encoded by the coding sequence ATGAAACGAGTTGCTTTGACGGTGATGCTGGGGCTGCTGGCAAGTGCTCACGCGCAGAAGGTGCAGGTACCCGTGCCTATCGGTGTGGCGCTGGCGCAGACGAGCAACACGGCGCTGCTGGGACAGGAGCAGGTGATCGGCGCCAAACTGGCCGAGAAGCACATCAACGCGCACGGTGGCATCAACGGCACGCCCATCAAGCTGGTCTTTCAGGACGCGGCGGGCGACGAGAACAGCGCGATCAACGCCTTCCAGAACCTGATCACTAAGGCGAACGTGGTGGCGATCGTCGGCCCCACGCTCTCGCAGCAGGCCTTTGCCGCCGACCCCATCGCCGAGCGGGCCAAGGTGCCGGTGGTGGGGCCGAGCAACACGGCCAAGGGCATTCCGCAGATCGGGGACTACATCGCGCGCGTCTCGGCCCCGGTGGCGGTGGTGGCCCCCAACGCGATCAAGCAGGCGCTGAAGATCGACCCCAAGATCAAGAAGGTGGCCGTGCTGTACGCGCAGAACGACGCCTTCTCGACCAGCGAGACGGGCACCTTTCAGGACGCGGCCAAGGCGCAGGGGCTGAACGTCGCCACCGTGCAGAAGTTCCAGACGACCGACACCGACTTCACGACGCAGGTGACGGCGGTGCTGAACTCGGGGGCCGACCTGGTGATCATCTCCGGCCTCGCGGCGGACGGCGGCAACCTGGTCAAGCAGCTCCGGCAACTGGGCTACAAGGGCCTGATCGTGGGCGGCAACGGCCTGAACACCTCCAACATCTTCCCGGTCTGCCAGCAGTACTGTGACGGCGTGATCATCGCGCAGGCGTACAGCCCCGCGCAGCCCAGCGCCGCCAACCAGCTCTTCGTGAAGGAATACCGCGCCCAGTACAAGAAGGACCCGCCCCAGTTCGCCGCCCAGGCCTACGCGGGCGTGCAGGTGGTCGCGGACGCGCTGAGGGCGCTGGATCACCAGAAGAAACTGTCCCAGTGGAACCTGGACGACCTGCGCACGGCCCTGAACAAGCAGATTCTGGCCGGGAAGTACAACACGCCGCTGGGCGAGGTGCGCTTCGACAAGGAAGGCGAGGTGCTCCAGAAGGACTTCTACGTGGCGCAGATCAAGATGCAGGACGCCAAGAACGGCTCGTTCGTGTACCTGAAGTAA
- a CDS encoding acyl-CoA dehydrogenase family protein gives MIDFTLTDEQKQLQQLARDFTRKEIIPIAAEYDQKEELPWQVVEKAFEVGLLNIAIPEHAGGLGLGMLDECIIGEELAYGCMGIYTVLMASELGITPILVGGTEEQQKRFLTPLTEKPSLAAFALSEPNNGSDAAAMGTTAVLDGDEWVINGTKMWISNGGVADITVVFATTDRQGGHRATVALVVPKDAPGFSWNKIKHKMGQRASLTSELVFENVRVPKENQLGGLGDGFKIAMKTLDKTRVPVAAGSVGVARRALEESLKYAKQREAFGKPIADFQAIQFKLANMAMGIETGRLVTWKAAWLVDQGLPHGVESAIAKAYCSEMAFDAANEAIQVHGGYGYVGEYPVEKLLRDVKLNQIYEGTNEIQRVVISRSLLR, from the coding sequence ATGATCGATTTCACCCTCACCGACGAGCAGAAGCAGCTCCAGCAACTCGCGCGCGACTTCACGCGCAAGGAGATCATTCCGATTGCCGCCGAGTACGACCAGAAGGAAGAATTGCCCTGGCAGGTGGTCGAAAAAGCCTTCGAGGTCGGCCTGCTGAACATCGCCATTCCCGAACACGCGGGCGGGCTGGGCCTGGGGATGCTCGACGAGTGCATCATCGGGGAAGAACTCGCCTACGGCTGCATGGGCATCTACACGGTCCTGATGGCCTCCGAACTCGGCATCACGCCGATTCTGGTGGGCGGGACCGAGGAGCAGCAGAAACGTTTCCTGACGCCGCTGACCGAGAAACCCTCCCTCGCGGCCTTCGCCCTCAGCGAGCCGAACAACGGCTCCGACGCCGCCGCGATGGGCACGACCGCCGTGCTGGACGGCGACGAGTGGGTGATCAACGGCACCAAGATGTGGATCAGCAACGGCGGCGTGGCCGACATCACCGTCGTCTTTGCCACCACGGATCGCCAGGGTGGGCACCGGGCGACGGTGGCGCTGGTGGTGCCGAAGGACGCGCCGGGCTTCTCGTGGAACAAGATCAAGCACAAGATGGGCCAGCGGGCCAGCCTGACTTCCGAACTGGTGTTCGAGAATGTCCGCGTGCCGAAGGAAAACCAGCTCGGCGGGCTGGGGGACGGCTTCAAGATCGCCATGAAGACGCTCGACAAGACCCGCGTTCCGGTGGCGGCGGGGTCGGTCGGGGTGGCCCGGCGCGCGCTGGAGGAGAGCCTGAAGTACGCCAAGCAGCGTGAGGCGTTCGGCAAGCCGATTGCCGACTTTCAGGCGATCCAGTTCAAGCTGGCGAACATGGCGATGGGCATCGAGACGGGCCGCCTGGTGACCTGGAAGGCTGCCTGGCTGGTGGACCAGGGCCTCCCGCACGGCGTCGAGAGCGCGATTGCCAAGGCCTACTGCTCGGAGATGGCCTTCGACGCGGCGAACGAGGCGATCCAGGTTCACGGCGGCTACGGCTACGTGGGCGAGTACCCGGTCGAGAAGCTGCTGCGCGACGTGAAACTCAACCAGATCTACGAGGGCACCAACGAGATTCAGCGCGTGGTGATCAGCCGCAGCCTGCTGCGATAA
- a CDS encoding GNAT family N-acetyltransferase: MPADESLTLRPVRRTDAGALAQVAYATGFFGESARRFFPSRALFAALWVTPYLTPGAGGLGFVAERGGQVVGYILGSVDQRRYALALAAQVPGLLWRLLTGRLPGALASLRYLLRAARFGLPAPPTSRYPAHLHLNLLPEARGLGAGGALLDAFLAELRSRHVPGVQLSTTRRNVAAVHLYVRRGFREWVSRRTSLWKPWSGQEEEHLIMVLDLTREAP, translated from the coding sequence ATGCCCGCCGACGAGAGCCTCACGCTGCGCCCGGTCCGCCGCACTGACGCTGGCGCCCTGGCGCAGGTCGCCTACGCCACCGGCTTTTTCGGGGAGAGCGCCCGGCGGTTCTTCCCGTCCCGCGCGCTGTTCGCGGCGTTGTGGGTCACGCCGTATCTGACGCCGGGTGCAGGGGGCCTGGGCTTCGTGGCCGAGCGGGGCGGACAGGTCGTCGGGTACATCCTGGGGAGCGTGGATCAACGCCGCTACGCGCTGGCCCTCGCTGCCCAGGTGCCGGGCCTGCTGTGGCGCCTGCTGACGGGCCGCCTGCCAGGGGCGCTCGCCTCGCTGCGCTACCTGCTGCGGGCCGCAAGGTTCGGTCTGCCCGCCCCGCCCACCAGCCGTTATCCCGCCCACCTGCACCTCAACCTGCTGCCGGAAGCGCGCGGGCTGGGGGCCGGTGGAGCACTCCTCGACGCCTTCCTGGCCGAGTTGCGTTCCCGGCACGTGCCCGGTGTGCAGCTCTCCACCACCCGGCGCAACGTGGCCGCCGTCCACCTCTACGTCAGGCGGGGGTTCCGCGAGTGGGTGTCCCGCCGCACGTCGCTCTGGAAACCCTGGAGCGGGCAGGAGGAGGAGCATCTGATCATGGTGCTGGACCTGACGCGGGAGGCCCCGTGA
- a CDS encoding lipid II:glycine glycyltransferase FemX — protein MRLTLVETTDPRVYDDAVRSLPITSALQGWGYGEARRVLGQTPVRYLIQQQGRTVGALQLLRKRLVPGFSTLYAPRGPALESLDLLPAVAEAARQIARPGDALLKIEPPSPIPADDSVPVPETFGPFRRAESEQPEHTILADLTRSEDDLFAGLHSMARRNVRTAQKMGVVAGRDDDFEAFWEIFTATNERAKLGAFPRAYYETMLREGNAHGGEAYIVLSRHEGKALAGGFFLAMGTGTYYLFGGSVRDDRTQPDGTPYKDVKAPDAFYWNAMLDAKRRGYTLFDFWGIPRRLDEDKHSFGVFKMKLKFSEERVWYPAYDLNLNVAAPAIVKALRWRKTQNNLRKRGSAEDVL, from the coding sequence ATGCGCCTGACCCTCGTGGAAACCACCGACCCCCGCGTGTACGACGACGCGGTGCGTTCGCTTCCCATCACCAGTGCCCTGCAAGGCTGGGGCTACGGCGAGGCGAGGCGCGTGCTGGGGCAGACGCCCGTGCGGTACCTGATTCAGCAGCAGGGGCGGACGGTGGGGGCGCTGCAACTGCTCCGCAAGCGGCTGGTGCCGGGCTTTTCCACCCTGTACGCCCCGCGCGGCCCCGCGCTGGAATCGCTCGACCTGCTCCCGGCAGTGGCGGAGGCCGCCCGGCAGATCGCGCGGCCCGGCGACGCCCTCCTGAAAATCGAGCCGCCCTCCCCCATTCCCGCCGACGACAGCGTGCCCGTCCCCGAGACGTTCGGCCCCTTCCGCCGCGCCGAGAGCGAGCAACCCGAACACACCATCCTGGCGGACCTGACGCGCTCCGAGGATGACCTTTTCGCGGGCCTGCACTCGATGGCCCGCCGCAACGTGCGGACCGCGCAGAAGATGGGCGTGGTGGCCGGGCGCGACGACGATTTCGAGGCGTTCTGGGAGATTTTTACCGCGACGAACGAGCGGGCCAAGCTGGGCGCCTTCCCCCGCGCCTACTACGAGACGATGCTGCGTGAGGGGAACGCGCACGGCGGCGAGGCGTATATCGTCCTCTCGCGGCATGAGGGGAAGGCGCTGGCCGGGGGCTTTTTCCTGGCGATGGGCACCGGCACGTATTACCTGTTCGGCGGCAGCGTCCGCGACGACCGCACGCAGCCCGACGGCACGCCCTACAAGGACGTGAAGGCCCCCGACGCCTTCTACTGGAACGCGATGCTGGACGCCAAGCGGCGCGGCTATACCCTCTTCGACTTCTGGGGCATCCCGCGCAGGCTGGACGAGGACAAGCATTCCTTCGGCGTGTTCAAGATGAAGCTGAAGTTTTCAGAGGAGCGGGTGTGGTATCCCGCCTACGACCTGAACCTGAATGTGGCCGCCCCCGCCATCGTGAAGGCGCTGCGCTGGCGCAAGACGCAGAACAACCTGCGGAAGCGGGGAAGTGCGGAAGACGTGCTGTAA
- a CDS encoding peptidylprolyl isomerase → MKQSLLTLALLLGGAALAQTAPTTPPTPAPTAPAQTPAPTTPAPTAAPAATPAPAAANAQTVVAQVGNETYTLADFDRAFRIAVARVLNAQGVPYTPDMLAEFVEARPDYLTQFARDRAVYQLARRNTQVTPAQIDAQVAEARKGFATDAEFAQALQATGYENEAELRADLERQAVVQAYLDSIKSRLTFGDAVVASFYNLNRAAFNRPAEACVKHILVKTQAEGQAVLRDLQGGADFAQLAKTKSQDPGSAAEGGDLGCVSSGETVAAFDKVAFSAPLNQPQLVQTEYGWHVLVVTKRTPAGLASLAEVAPLIREQLARDAAQKYLDAQIARLNIQTNKAAVTPPASK, encoded by the coding sequence ATGAAACAAAGCCTCCTGACCCTCGCGTTGCTGCTGGGCGGCGCGGCCCTCGCGCAGACTGCCCCGACCACCCCGCCGACGCCTGCGCCCACCGCCCCCGCCCAGACTCCCGCACCCACCACACCGGCGCCCACGGCAGCTCCGGCGGCCACTCCGGCCCCGGCTGCGGCGAACGCGCAGACGGTGGTGGCGCAGGTCGGGAACGAAACGTATACGCTCGCGGATTTCGACCGGGCCTTCCGCATCGCGGTCGCGCGGGTGCTGAACGCGCAGGGGGTGCCGTACACGCCCGACATGCTGGCCGAGTTCGTTGAGGCCCGGCCCGATTACCTGACCCAGTTCGCCCGGGACCGCGCCGTGTATCAGCTTGCCCGCCGCAACACCCAGGTCACGCCCGCCCAGATCGACGCGCAGGTGGCCGAGGCCCGCAAGGGCTTTGCCACCGATGCCGAGTTCGCCCAGGCCCTCCAGGCGACCGGCTACGAGAACGAGGCGGAGCTGCGGGCCGACCTCGAACGGCAGGCCGTGGTGCAGGCCTACCTCGACAGCATCAAGTCACGCCTGACCTTCGGGGACGCGGTGGTCGCCAGCTTCTACAACCTCAACCGCGCGGCCTTCAACCGGCCCGCCGAGGCCTGCGTGAAGCACATCCTGGTCAAGACGCAGGCCGAGGGCCAGGCGGTGCTGCGTGACTTGCAGGGCGGCGCGGACTTCGCCCAACTCGCCAAGACCAAAAGCCAGGACCCCGGCAGCGCCGCCGAGGGGGGCGACCTGGGCTGCGTCTCGTCCGGCGAGACGGTGGCGGCCTTTGACAAGGTGGCCTTCAGTGCCCCGCTGAACCAGCCGCAGCTCGTGCAGACCGAGTACGGCTGGCACGTGCTGGTCGTCACCAAGCGCACCCCGGCGGGCCTGGCCTCCCTCGCCGAGGTCGCGCCCCTGATCCGCGAACAGCTCGCCCGCGACGCCGCCCAGAAGTATCTGGACGCCCAGATCGCGCGCCTGAACATCCAGACGAACAAGGCAGCGGTGACGCCTCCGGCCAGCAAGTAA
- the argJ gene encoding bifunctional glutamate N-acetyltransferase/amino-acid acetyltransferase ArgJ yields the protein MTDSGLTFPQGFTAAAMAAGIKPSGKTDLSCVVSDAACAWAFVGTRSSAAAACVTRNREVYGQAGPVRALVVNAGNANAATGAQGARDNADIADALGSVLNVEPDAVLTASTGIIGHLLPMDRVLSGVEHLPDELGRDAAPFAAAIMTTDTHPKTAQATLSTGARIVGTAKGSGMIHPDMATMFAFAFSDARVDQAALRAAFPAIVNRTFNAVTVDGDTSTNDMALVLANGHAGDVDPAEFLTALEGVMRDLARQIAADGEGATKLLTVRVSGARSEAEALTAARTCCVSPLLKSAVHGNDPNWGRVIMAVGRSGAAVDVERMTVQVQGTPVFAGRPLPYDAAQVSASMQAPEVVFEVGLGVGDAAGEAWGCDLSAEYVSINADYTT from the coding sequence ATGACGGATTCGGGTCTGACCTTTCCCCAGGGCTTCACGGCGGCGGCGATGGCGGCGGGCATCAAGCCCAGCGGCAAGACGGATTTGAGCTGCGTGGTGAGCGACGCGGCCTGTGCCTGGGCCTTTGTCGGCACCCGCAGCAGCGCGGCGGCGGCCTGCGTGACGCGCAACCGCGAGGTCTACGGCCAGGCTGGGCCGGTGCGCGCCCTGGTCGTGAACGCCGGAAACGCGAACGCCGCGACCGGGGCGCAGGGGGCACGCGACAACGCGGACATCGCGGACGCCCTGGGCAGCGTGCTGAACGTGGAGCCGGACGCCGTGCTGACGGCCAGCACCGGCATCATCGGGCACCTCCTGCCGATGGACCGGGTGCTGAGCGGCGTGGAGCATCTGCCGGACGAGCTGGGCCGTGACGCGGCGCCCTTCGCGGCGGCGATCATGACCACCGACACGCACCCCAAGACCGCCCAGGCAACGCTGAGCACGGGCGCGCGCATCGTGGGCACCGCCAAGGGCAGCGGCATGATTCACCCGGACATGGCGACCATGTTCGCCTTCGCCTTCAGCGACGCGCGGGTGGACCAGGCGGCGCTGCGGGCGGCGTTCCCGGCCATCGTGAACCGGACTTTCAACGCGGTCACGGTGGACGGCGACACCAGCACGAACGACATGGCGCTGGTGCTGGCGAACGGGCACGCGGGCGACGTGGACCCGGCCGAGTTCCTGACGGCGCTGGAAGGCGTGATGCGCGACCTGGCGCGGCAGATCGCCGCCGACGGCGAGGGCGCGACCAAGCTGCTGACCGTCCGCGTCTCGGGTGCCCGCAGCGAGGCCGAGGCGCTGACCGCCGCGCGCACCTGCTGCGTCTCGCCGCTGCTCAAGAGCGCCGTCCACGGCAACGATCCCAACTGGGGCCGCGTGATCATGGCGGTGGGCCGCAGCGGCGCGGCAGTGGACGTGGAGCGGATGACCGTCCAGGTGCAGGGCACCCCGGTCTTCGCCGGACGCCCCCTCCCCTACGACGCGGCGCAGGTCAGCGCGAGTATGCAGGCCCCGGAGGTCGTGTTCGAGGTGGGGCTGGGAGTGGGCGACGCGGCGGGCGAAGCCTGGGGCTGCGACCTGAGCGCGGAGTATGTGAGCATCAACGCGGATTACACGACCTGA
- a CDS encoding serine/threonine-protein kinase, with protein MDCVQQVPDSQLTEARSLEPPRVLAVRGGIQSEVGEWRGREVFVKTLLTDDPQAALRFEHEGQIAAGLDHPLVVPLLAQTRAQLIFPFVPGPTLRERVEHGPLSPAEALGVTCGVLGAVTHLHARGVTHHDLKPENVLLAGGSLRGECVRLVDFGMSHSQALPHDIHGGTRMGTPHFMAPEQFQGVRGDPRSDLYSVGVLLFDCLAGHPPYEDALGWLVGLCDDCAPLPGPPELHPVLQAALSRDPAERPGSAAEMRAALRGAARALGLEAACP; from the coding sequence ATGGACTGCGTGCAACAAGTTCCTGACTCGCAACTGACGGAGGCCCGGTCCCTGGAGCCTCCGCGTGTGCTGGCTGTCCGCGGCGGCATACAGAGCGAGGTGGGCGAGTGGCGGGGGCGCGAGGTGTTCGTCAAGACCCTGCTGACCGACGACCCCCAGGCCGCCCTGCGCTTCGAGCACGAGGGGCAGATCGCGGCCGGGCTGGACCATCCGCTGGTGGTGCCGCTGCTGGCGCAGACGCGGGCGCAGCTCATCTTTCCGTTCGTGCCCGGCCCCACGCTGCGCGAGCGGGTGGAGCACGGTCCCCTGTCCCCCGCCGAGGCGCTGGGCGTGACCTGCGGCGTGCTGGGTGCGGTCACCCACCTGCACGCCCGGGGCGTCACCCACCACGACCTGAAGCCGGAGAACGTGCTGCTCGCGGGCGGCAGCTTGCGCGGCGAGTGCGTGCGCCTGGTGGACTTCGGCATGAGCCACTCGCAGGCGCTGCCCCACGACATCCACGGCGGCACGCGCATGGGCACGCCGCACTTCATGGCCCCCGAGCAGTTCCAGGGCGTGCGGGGCGACCCCCGCAGTGACCTGTACTCGGTCGGCGTGCTGCTGTTCGACTGCCTGGCCGGGCACCCCCCCTACGAGGACGCCCTGGGCTGGCTGGTGGGCCTCTGCGACGACTGCGCCCCGCTGCCCGGTCCCCCCGAGTTGCACCCCGTCCTGCAAGCGGCCCTCAGCCGCGACCCGGCGGAGCGTCCCGGCTCGGCCGCCGAGATGCGGGCCGCCCTCCGCGGCGCCGCGCGGGCGCTGGGGCTGGAGGCCGCTTGCCCCTGA